The Scyliorhinus torazame isolate Kashiwa2021f chromosome 7, sScyTor2.1, whole genome shotgun sequence genome has a window encoding:
- the LOC140426869 gene encoding uncharacterized protein KIAA0232-like: MMHSIFGLEKTKSIQSTTHSSSISSDSSEAENDFFENPEEIKTSKIPQTQCKRWVAERNQTPKESQVRASLCSTDKPSLRKNTGKGGGLNKQRNNKRWKRSTKVGSRKNADLSTATDLKFKDNGQEFKEEPQWYTEPLSDNVISNNLKSKLETAYKSSLPSFDTDLLEKLPASIRDLCIDDTCPSDYLWTGAFVDGHFVDIPALLDKEELTQILDCSKTNLDSLDNLQKSVDLICEGDINQSMADSGAFDLKQDSGILNLIGSKDEDLTRFEGEYSAALDVVPLNIWEDGPTAGGVEALSSPGKSYTNQLSSDQVKHWLSSTSDLSLIGKTGAQPHCKDLSDKDVGWQDHSDTSEKDSYFSVIKDQNDIAFSGETTNWENNSHGENVSLEPSPSSVSVATKGEDSGENTSGFSNIFSEDCNSWSSLCKPGNLNDIDTVTYPIELSLNVATDIPTACSEDDLLSLLPGSEYLQLDESFLIELPVMAAKEKLEIMKHGIQTDEIKAGKWNPIFGICQESLSEKKDDLNSRVIEEIWKATPEEDKTTFSEDGIAKCQGCSIGTETAMKQVAPEKLQKCPLQKSENNFWEDQLGNSQILDSGDIAMTKHGSEWEIGSEQTDGSVTKCSEHLMTQSNKKEHEFLSPKNTLQKAASIHNTSESSDFTVYPNSLIKDGLQQNVHVEGIEEQNVIDDISIDLPEDLWGNLTDYLNDSTETRECSYLPFELSFPIPQMSTVTSPLDSNTGEVNQQSRTIPKLSSDLIIPHSDKLLSSIQQECMTLSAQSNIYPTTGQLFTKEVVLTRLEDIPVQKTECSFCSNQQGLSEMTSGSSDSTFGTEKFECHRVPHINLKQDVQILQVSQQTADCKVCASSTRKKEDDQQPLEKNRANKNEDELELYTESCPFCHRHPEVLLPKAESPKNCPKETYCVLLDNCLSSTNTDSLCCRNSTIRVTSIDANPSAHEDQQMLTKPNETDVGPEDRRTDQKMCKSVKDCKT; the protein is encoded by the exons ATGATGCACAGTATCTTTGGTTTAGAGAAAACAAAATCAATCCAGTCAACAACTCATTCAAGTtctatttcctctgactccagcGAAGCTGAAAATGACTTTTTTGAAAATCCTGAGGAAATTAAAACTTCTAAAATTCCACAAACCCAGTGCAAGAGATGGGTGGCAGAGAGAAACCAAACACCAAAGGAGAGTCAGGTTAGAGCATCTCTGTGCTCTACTGACAAACCCTCATTAAGAAAAAATACTGGCAAAGGTGGTGGGTTGAACAAGCAACGAAATAATAAAAGATGGAAGAGGTCTACAAAAGTTGGAAGTAGAAAAAATGCAGATTTGAGCACTGCAACAGATTTGAAGTTTAAAGACAATGGACAGGAGTTCAAAGAAGAACCTCAGTGGTATACTGAGCCTCTTTCGGACAACGTAATTTCTAATAATTTAAAAAGTAAATTAGAAACTGCTTACAAGAGTAGTTTACCTTCATTCGATACTGACCTATTAGAAAAGCTGCCAGCATCCATTAGGGATCTGTGCATTGATGACACTTGTCCTAGTGATTACCTCTGGACAGGTGCATTCGTTGATGGTCATTTTGTTGATATTCCAGCATTGCTTGATAAAGAAGAGTTGACTCAGATTTTAGATTGTTCTAAAACAAATTTGGATTCACTGGATAATCTTCAGAAATCAGTGGACCTCATCTGTGAAGGAGATATTAATCAATCCATGGCAGATTCTGGTGCATTTGATTTGAAACAAGACAGTGGAATCCTTAACCTTATTGGAAGCAAAGATGAAGATCTAACTCGATTTGAAGGGGAATATAGCGCAGCATTAGATGTAGTACCTTTGAATATATGGGAGGATGGCCCAACAGCAGGTGGAGTGGAAGCCTTAAGTTCTCCAGGTAAATCCTACACCAATCAGCTCAGCTCAGATCAAGTTAAACATTGGTTGTCATCAACTTCTGATTTGTCTTTAATTGGTAAGACAGGAGCACAACCACATTGCAAGGATTTGTCAGATAAAGATGTTGGTTGGCAAGATCATTCAGACACCAGTGAAAAAGATTCCTATTTTTCCGTTATAAAAGATCAAAATGACATTGCATTTTCTGGTGAAACAACTAATTGGGAAAATAATTCACACGGTGAGAATGTTTCATTAGAACCATCTCCATCTTCTGTATCAGTTGCTACCAAAGGTGAAGACTCTGGTGAAAATACATCCGGTTTTTCAAATATATTTAGCGAAGACTGTAATTCCTGGTCTTCATTATGTAAACCTGGTAATTTAAACGATATTGACACAGTAACCTATCCAATTGAGCTGAGTTTAAATGTGGCTACAGACATCCCAACTGCTTGCTCAGAAGATGACCTACTTAGTTTGCTCCCTGGCAGCGAGTATCTACAGCTGGATGAAAGCTTTTTAATTGAACTCCCGGTCATGGCTGCAAAAGAAAAATTAGAGATAATGAAACATGGTATTCAAACAGATGAGATCAAAGCAGGAAAGTGGAATCCAATTTTTGGAATTTGTCAAGAGAGCCTTTCTGAAAAGAAGGATGACTTAAACTCCAGAGTAATTGAAGAGATATGGAAAGCCACACCAGAAGAGGATAAAACAACATTTTCAGAAGATGGGATCGCCAAATGTCAAGGCTGTTCTATAGGAACCGAGACAGCTATGAAGCAAGTGGCTCCTGAAAAACTTCAGAAATGCCCTCTCCAGAAATCAGAAAATAATTTCTGGGAGGACCAACTAGGAAATTCTCAAATTTTGGATTCAGGGGACATTGCTATGACAAAGCATGGTAGTGAGTGGGAAATTGGTTCAGAGCAGACTGATGGTTCAGTTACAAAATGCAGTGAACACTTAATGACTCAAAGTAACAAGAAAGAGCATGAATTTTTATCTCCAAAGAATACCCTTCAGAAAGCTGCATCCATTCATAATACATCAGAGTCCAGCGACTTTACTGTTTATCCAAACTCTTTGATAAAGGATGGTTTGCAACAAAATGTACATGTAGAAGGCATAGAGGAACAAAATGTAATTGATGACATTTCTATAGACCTACCCGAAGATTTGTGGGGAAATTTAACTGATTATCTAAATGACTCCACAGAGACACGGGAGTGTTCCTATCTGCCCTTTGAACTCAGTTTTCCTATTCCGCAAATGAGTACTGTAACCAGTCCATTGGATTCTAACACTGGCGAAGTGAACCAACAGTCCAGGACTATACCAAAACTCAGTTCAGATTTAATAATTCCCCACAGCGACAAATTACTGAGTTCAATACAACAAGAATGTATGACATTGTCAGCGCAGTCCAATATTTATCCCACCACTGGACAATTATTTACAAAAGAAGTGGTTCTTACAAGATTGGAGGACATACCTGTCCAAAAAACAGAATGTAGCTTCTGCAGTAATCAACAAGGATTATCTGAAATGACATCTGGAAGTTCAGATTCCACATTTGGTACAGAGAAATTTGAATGCCACAGAGTTCCCCACATCAACCTGAAGCAAGACGTGCAGATTCTTCAAGTATCTCAGCAAACCGCAGATTGTAAGGTTTGTGCTTCCAGTACAAGAAAGAAAGAAGATGATCAACAGCCGTTGGAAAAAAACAGAGCAAACAAGAATGAAGATGAGCTTGAATTATATACGGAAAGTTGCCCTTTCTGTCACAGACATCCCGAG GTTCTCCTACCCAAAGCAGAAAGCCCCAAGAATTGTCCCAAAGAGACATATTGCGTGCTCCTTGACAACTGCCTTTCTTCAACAAATACAG ATTCCTTATGCTGCAGAAATTCCACTATTCGGGTAACATCCATAGATGCTAATCCTTCTGCACATGAAGATCAACAAATG CTTACAAAGCCTAATGAAACCGATGTTGGGCCAGAGGACCGGAGAACAGATCAAAAAATGTGCAAAAGTGTGAAGGATTGTAAGACATAG